CCAGAGAGCTCTATTGCGGCGCAGAAGGATCTAGGAGCGGATATCATCATCCCATTCGATGAGCTCCCTCCCTACCACTTCGCTCCAGAAAACCTAAAGAGATCTCTTGCGAGAACCCACCGCTGGGAGGCGCGCTCACTTGAAGCGCACCTCAAAAACCCTCAAAATCAGGCAATGTATGGGGTGGTTCATGGAGGAGTAGATCCTGAGCTGCGCAAAGAGAGTTGCAACGTGCTCTCTTCGATGGAGTTCGATGGCTTTGCCATCGGGGGCAGCATGGGAAAAAACCGCATGGAGATGCATGAGATGCTCTCCACTGCAATGCCCCACTTGCCTCCCGAAAGACCTGTTCACTTATTGGGGATTGGAGACCTCGAATCGATCCAGCAGTCGATCCCTCTAGGTATTGATACGTTTGATAGCTCTTATCCCACGCGCGCTGCAAGGCATGGCCTCCTCCTTACACAAAACGGCAATCTCAATGTCACCAAAGGCGAAGCAGCCACAAACTTTGGCCCACCATGCAAGGAGTGCGAGTGCCTTACGTGCAAGCGGTATAGCGTCGCCTATCTTCATCACCTTTTCAAAGCGCGCGAGGTTACAGCTCTCACCCTAGCCTCTCTCCACAATCTACACTTCATGGTTCGCCTGATGGAGCGCTACCGCGCTGCCATCCTCAACGACCTCCTCTAAAAGAGATTTAAAAAAACAGGATCCGCTTCGCTGGCAGGATCGCCTTCGGCGGCAGGATCTCCGGA
Above is a genomic segment from Chlamydiales bacterium containing:
- a CDS encoding tRNA-guanosine(34) transglycosylase, which produces MTSTLCFSFELLHTSKKSKARVGKIHTPHGVIDTPNFVAVGTNGTLKALDNVLVSEIGLQLMFCNTYHLMLQPGTEVVRQAGGLHNFINRQMPIITDSGGFQVFSLAYGSVADELKSRGTKKESGSVLKITEEGVLFRSYRDGKKILLTPESSIAAQKDLGADIIIPFDELPPYHFAPENLKRSLARTHRWEARSLEAHLKNPQNQAMYGVVHGGVDPELRKESCNVLSSMEFDGFAIGGSMGKNRMEMHEMLSTAMPHLPPERPVHLLGIGDLESIQQSIPLGIDTFDSSYPTRAARHGLLLTQNGNLNVTKGEAATNFGPPCKECECLTCKRYSVAYLHHLFKAREVTALTLASLHNLHFMVRLMERYRAAILNDLL